AGAGTTCAAAAACCTTACGGGCAGGGATTACGCACATAAGTCAGTCCTGACATCATTGAGACGATTTGTGAAGGACAATATTGATACAGCAAAATATGCAGAATGGGCTGTGGATGTCAGTGGGGAGGTAAGAGAGATCTATGATAGCAAATTTAATTCTCCTGAAAACCAGTTGCCCGTGGTTCCATTCATTAGGACCGGCATAAGTCCATATCTTCCTGGTTCCTCGATAAAAGGGGCTGTTAGGACTGCATATCTGAATCTCCTTAAGAGTGGGGCACAGTTTCTGAAAGAAAAAAGGAGGGCCGAATTAGTTGAAGGAGAATTATTAAGGGCAATTATCCCCGGAAAAGAAGGAAGCTTTCCAAGATTTGCCATAGATAAAGACCCGTTCAGGGCCATTAAAGTGAAGGATACCTTTCTTCCGGAAGGTTCAACTTATTTTGCAGAGGTCATAAATTACAACAAAAAAGATGGCCATCTGAATCCGACATCAATTCAGATATTAACTGAAGTTACTTATGGCAGTCTCCTGAACAAAACAGTATCCTTCGACCTCGAAATCCAGATTGACAGTAAGGTGTTGCACCATCAGCGGAGTGGAATAGATA
The nucleotide sequence above comes from Nitrospirota bacterium. Encoded proteins:
- the csm5 gene encoding type III-A CRISPR-associated RAMP protein Csm5 gives rise to the protein MNNPVRQETVKVRTEILTPIHIGDGSTLEPLEYVIKDKFYRINLEEWLSALPPERLKEFKNLTGRDYAHKSVLTSLRRFVKDNIDTAKYAEWAVDVSGEVREIYDSKFNSPENQLPVVPFIRTGISPYLPGSSIKGAVRTAYLNLLKSGAQFLKEKRRAELVEGELLRAIIPGKEGSFPRFAIDKDPFRAIKVKDTFLPEGSTYFAEVINYNKKDGHLNPTSIQILTEVTYGSLLNKTVSFDLEIQIDSKVLHHQRSGIDSLHKNITVQALLQACNNFYTKALTEECREFLTGVSGGEHIRAIYEQILEKAKGGYLFRLGWGSGLISMTI